DNA sequence from the Nicotiana tomentosiformis chromosome 3, ASM39032v3, whole genome shotgun sequence genome:
CCCTACAAGGAGCAACAATCAAAGGCGCAGAATACATTACATTTGGACTACGTTTGGTAGAATCCTTTTAGCGGAGAATGTTGGATATACCTAGATTATACATTGATTGATTATGAtgattatatacatattataaatgaattatacAAATATTTTACATACTtcgactatttttaatttaagcaaTTGAGTGGGCTGCTGATGTTTAAGTtaattattcttcttcttttttaatattAAAAGAAGAAACTGTCTTGCTTTTGCTGGGCTCAACTCTACTTTATCTGATCTCAAATGCTATGGGCCTAAAATGCAGACACATTAGGCCTGAGTTTTCTTAATGGACTTATTAGTCTAACTAATAGAATATATTCGAGTCTCTTATTACATAAATGCTCAAGCGGAGTAAAAGAATAACAGTGCACTGCTATTTCTGTACTCTATACTCTGTCAACCTCTCCCTCTTTTTCACTTCAATAAAACCTAAGGAGTTTCTCCAACTATGTCCTCTTTTTCAAGGAAACATTGTGTATTATCTCATACATGATTCAATTCAGAACACAGACCACAGAAtatagagtaatcatcaacagcTCGTGATAGTATCTGAATGGATGTCGATAACAGGTATACAAATAAAcataaatgaaaaatgaaaaggcaCACGTCTTATTCCAAGTAAAATAAGTAGAGTTTTACTAATGAATTATGGCGACAAAACCACTTTTCACTTGGAGCAAATTGCACGTGTTCATAGATAGATGCAAGTTTAATCAAGATAGAATTGACATTAAATATAGAAGAAAGCCAGCTGAATGAATCTTCATATCCATAGTGCCAACAAAAGTTCGGCTAAGTTAACCAAGAATCTCATAATAGAATTGTACACACACCTGGTAAGATTTAGATTCCAACGCCAAAAAAAACCTCGTATCTTTTGGAAAGTATATAAGATGTCGACATCAACTGACTTGTCCTCCTACGCCAATTACCGTGTCAACTAGATTATTAATGCAGACCAACTATGAGGAGGAAGATACAAGTCCAGATTTTAAGTTTGTCCATGTGATATACAATTGTGCTCATTGCTACTCCAGAAACAACGAATTCAAACTGTGTTTTGTATGTGCGCGCAAGGGACTCTTACATACCTCATACCTATCATCATTTAATTGGCAGAGCTCTCCTATAATTTCCTTCTTCCACAAGTTAGAAAAGCTAGTTTTGTtcgtttgttttttttaaaacaaatttattTGGTTCAGGATTCTTCAAACAAATTGGAGAAACTAAGGTGTCCAACCATAAACTAAGGTGATGTCTCAAATAGAAAGTAGATCAAAAGTACAGAACCTAATACTTGGTACATCCCAAGTAGCCATTCTGACTGCAAACAATCGTTCGAAGGGATTGTTCCTCGACAAGGAATGCATCTAATTGCCGTACTTATTTTCCAATAAGGATCTTTCTAAGCCAAGAGACAAAAGATATACAGGCAGTGAAGATTGTATAGCATATCAGTAGCTTGCCAACATGAAAACTTGATAACTGCAATACCTCATACAAATTTGAGTTCTACAACATACATCCAACAGAATATGAAGCATCACAAAGAGCTAATAATAGTGTCCACGTGGATGTCTATCAAGCACACAAATAAGATTACCAAAATGAAAAAGGCAACATCTTAAAACATGTATCATCCCGGAATAGAGTAGAAGTTCAGTAATGAACTATATCACCAACCTGGAACCATAGAACCTTTTCTCATTTTAAGCATATTTTAACATGTTCATTGATAGACAGCAGCTTTAATCAACAGAAAACAAACAATCGGCTTAGAAGAAACTCAGCTGAATGGATGATTAGGTCTGCCCAGAAAAATTGGGCTTAGTTACCCAACAGTCTCAAACAATCAGCAAGTATAATATCAATTATAAAATTCTACACACTTGGGAAGATTTAGATTCCAAAGCCAAAAACAGCACGTATCTTGTTGAAAATAAGATCTCGCCATCCCCTCTCAGTATTCTCCACAACAGTTGCATTTCCATATCTGCAGAGTTGAAGTGAGAAGCATGAGAGATAGAAATCATACTTTGCATATGAGTAGAATAGGATGCTATACCGACGAACTACAACTGACCTGTCTTCCTCCGGCACATTACTATGTGTAAGCTTGACTACTGTAACTCCAGGTTCAGGCTCATCAAAAACAATTCGAACCTGCAAGACCAATATTAAAGTTACATCAGAAAACTAACAACTTGTCTCTTAGACTATCTCatctataacaacaacaacccagtgtaatcccacaagtggagtttagggagggtagagtgtacgcagacctacAAGTGGGGTCTTGGGAtgatagagtgtacgcagaccttacccctgcctttaagaaggcagagaggctgtttccggaaGACCCTCGGCTCGGGAGGGGAATCTTAGACTATCTCATCTACCATGAACAATTTCTTTGTGTCTATTGATGTAGACAAATGACAGCAATATTGCATAAAAGAGTTACACCATTCTATTTAAGCATTCTGAACTGACAATACTAAAAGAAATATAAGGACTTTGAATGCATAAAGCATATTTGGCTGCTATCACATTTCAAATCAATACAAATTACAAAGTAACCGTTATTAATCCTTAATTCCCTGTAAACTATGAATAAAAGCATGATTCATAGAATGGATGAAGGTATTAGACTGGATGAATACTTCAAAGTTCATGGCGGGTGCTTCCTTTCAAATTGGATTGTTAAGTAACAAACTAATATAACAGAGCAATGCAGCAAAAAATGAGAGTGCAGTTGATATGATCCCTATTCTCCATAGGCCATCGAAGCCAACTAAGCCAGAAAAGCTGTTCTGCTTATCATACATTCAACACATAAACCCACTGTCAAAAACATTTTGTCATGTTCCCGGAAAAAAGCCTTGGTCCATGCTTCTCTTACAACCAGAATAGTGGACTAACAAAACTTTGTCCATCTGACAATGCTTACAAACTAAATCGGTGATCATTTGACCATAAAATATGCTCTCCTCTCTAAACATATAACATTCACACGGTCATGTATACTCAAATTCATCAGATTGATGGAGTTTAAGTTCTATGCATTGATGGTATAAAAGATATTCACATAATCAGGTCATTTAAAAGGTAGTTGTAGGTAATCTATTTAATATATAAGCATTCATTGATAACCTACCATAAATGGCAAGTAATGTGTTATAATAAGTTAGGTTAAATTACAGTAACGGTATAAATTATTTGATATCGATGCTTAAAGATACTACAGAAACGCAAGGGCCAGAATATCATACCGTGGACTCAATCCCATCAGGCCAGCTACCAAACCGCCAATTCTGTACAATCAATTTTCCTTCCTGCAAATCCACATTTTTCCCAGTCACTGACCCATCAAATATAGTAAATTCACCCCCAATCTCTTTACTGATCCTCGCATTGCTCTGTGAAAAGCCCTTCCATCTCCTCTCATCCATCAAAATCTCAAACAAATCCTTCGCTCTGCAATTGAACTTCTCCGTCATCGCAATCGTCTTAAACccttccttcttcttctcctccttcttcACAACCTCTTTCACTGCAACTTTATCCTTCTCAACTGCACCTACCCCCTTGGCAGAACCCGCAGTTTTGCTTACAACTTTCTTCGATTCGAGGTCGTCCTTAGCAGGACCACCTCTCGCCATAGCATTAACATAAACCTGAACTTGCTCGAAAACGAAAGTCTTCCCTTTTGCAATAAAAGCATCTTTTAATCTTTTCCCGATGGGACCCTCATCCCTAATTGTAACCCTAGCTTCAGGGTCTTCACCAGCATTCTCGTCGGATATATAAGGGATTTCTACAGTCCCTTCAGTTTTCAACAAACTTGTGCCGTCAGTGTCTTTAGCTTCACCTTCCCATGAAAGTACTAGACTTAATTCATACCCTGGAATTATCTTTCCCTTGCGGATATTAACGTACGCTTCTCCTTCGAGTTTTTCGAGCTTTTTCGTTCGGATGTAGAGATTGCCTTCGCCGTTGAGGAGTGTTTGGTTTGAGAGTAGCTTGTTGAAGAAGTTGCGGGACCATTCGAGACAATCGGTTTCAGACCAGTGCCAGTTGTGGACGTTTGTGCCGTCTGGACGGTCCTCCACGATCCATCTTTTGTCTCCTTCTCCCATTCGAGCCATTCTGCGTTTAATAAGCGGCGGCGGAAAGCAGTTGAAGACGGCGGCGACTGTAAGAATTGGATCTGGGAAAAGAATGTGTACGCGAGAAAGTGCAATAGAGAGAAATGCTAGTAGGAACGGTCTGGAGGGTTCTGAAAAAAGATGGATCTAGAAGTTGGACCTTTAAGGCCCAACATTTTTGGTATATACTCCATATTTTAGAAGGATCTAAAAGGCTCAATTTTTACGTTTTTTACTTTTGCCGGGAGGCTATTATTACAAAGATTTAGGTTCTATTTGgccaaaatacataagttgacaCCTGAACGAGTGTTTGGTCAATATTGTCCCTTATTTTTTAGGATAAatctattttggtccctcaaatataatCCTGAATATATTTGGTGCCTTAAGTATGTAAAAATGGAGCACCTTTAGTCTCACTGATACAATGTGTTCAAAAACTAACGATGTTACCCAACTATGATTCATGAAGTAAACTGAAGCAAAacgtt
Encoded proteins:
- the LOC104099644 gene encoding uncharacterized protein, translated to MARMGEGDKRWIVEDRPDGTNVHNWHWSETDCLEWSRNFFNKLLSNQTLLNGEGNLYIRTKKLEKLEGEAYVNIRKGKIIPGYELSLVLSWEGEAKDTDGTSLLKTEGTVEIPYISDENAGEDPEARVTIRDEGPIGKRLKDAFIAKGKTFVFEQVQVYVNAMARGGPAKDDLESKKVVSKTAGSAKGVGAVEKDKVAVKEVVKKEEKKKEGFKTIAMTEKFNCRAKDLFEILMDERRWKGFSQSNARISKEIGGEFTIFDGSVTGKNVDLQEGKLIVQNWRFGSWPDGIESTVRIVFDEPEPGVTVVKLTHSNVPEEDRYGNATVVENTERGWRDLIFNKIRAVFGFGI